In Burkholderia pseudomultivorans, the DNA window CGCGGGGATGCTGCCGGCGACGCGCGACAGCGCGATCGCGTTCGCGCCGACCGTGCCGCTCGCGCTGCGCGGCGGCGTGCAGGCTGCGTCGTATGCGCCGTCGGGCCTGCCCGCCGCACCGGACGACCTGCTGACGCGCGTGTCGTCGCTGTATGCCGCCGATGCGCAGCTCGCGCCGCTGTGGCAGGCCGCGATGGCCGCGCGCGGCCTTGCCGGAGACGCGCATGCGCGGCAGGATCCGGCCGGCGTCGGCAAGCTCGCCGCGACGTTTCTCGCGCGCGACGACGGCCCGCGCATCGCGATGATCGAGACCGGCGGCTGGGATACGCACAGCGCGCAGAACGCGCGGCTCGGCAACCAGCTGAAGGCGCTCGACACGATGCTCGCCGCGCTGCGCGACGGCCTCGGGCCCGCGTGGCGGCAGACCACGGTGCTGGTCGCCACCGAGTTCGGCCGCACCGCCGCCGCGAACGGCACGGACGGCACCGATCACGGGCAGGCGTCGGTCGCGATGCTGGCGGGCGGCGCCGTCGCGGGCGGGCGCGTCGTCGCCGACTGGCCGGGGCTGCGCCCGGGCGATCTGTACGAGGGGCGCGACCTGAAGCCGACCGCGTCGCTCGACGCGCTGATCGCGGGCGCCGCCGCCGAAAGCCTGCGGCTCGATCCCGGCCGCACCGCGTCCGTGCTGTTTGCCGACAGCGGCGCGCCGCGGCCGATGACGGGACTGATTCGCGACGCCGCATGAGCTCGCGCGTTGGTCCGCCGCTTTCACGACAGGGAGAACCCATGATGACGATCCGAACCGTTTCGCTTGCCGTACTGGTGGTGGCGAGCGCCGCGCTGATGTCCGCGTGCGTGGTCGAGCCCGTGCGGCCGCCGCAGCCGGCGCCGGTTGCCGAAGTGCCGCCCCCGCCGCCCGCGCCCGGCTATCGCTGGGCGAAAGGGCATTACCGATGGGCCGGCAATCACTGGGCCTGGGTGCCCGGGCACTGGGTGGCCGTGTATTGACCCGGCGGGGCGCACGTCGTGGAGCGCGTATCGAACCGGAATGCGCGTTTGCCAAAGCTTGCGGATTCCGCGGACGGGCGTGCCGGCGCGTGGGTCCGTGCCAAGCGAGCGCGACCGCGGGCGCGTGCCGCGGCAACGGCGGCTTCGGCGGGCTTGAAGTCGGGCGCCGATGAATCCCGGCGCGAGGCGTCGGCGCCCGCGCCCCGAGCGCTTACCACCCGATCCGGTGCTTCTCCTCGGTTTCGCGATGGCGCCAGTCGTCGTCCGCGTGCAGATACTGGCTCGTCGTCGTGAGCGATGCGTGCCCGAGGTTGTCGCGCACGAGCCGCAAATCGACGCGCCCGTCGGCCATATGCGAACCCGCGCTGTGGCGCAGCCAGTGCGCGGACGCCTGTTCGAGCACGCACGCCTGTTGCGCGCCGGCTTCGCCTTGCGCGCGCAGCCGCTGCGCAGCGAGCGCGAACACCTGCTTGACGATCCGGTGCAGCGCCGCGCGCGTGAGCGGCCTGCGCGTGCGGCCGACCGGCAGCACGAGCGGCGTGTCCTCGCCGTCGGTCGGCAGCGCGGCGAGACCGTGCGCGCGGCGGTAGCGCGCGAGTTCGGCCATCATCTCGTCGGTGGCCGGCACGAGGCGCTGCCGGCCGCCTTTGCCCGTCACGTCGAGCCACCAGCGTTCGCGCCCGGTCACGTCGCGCCGGCAGAAGAACCGGCCCATCGTCGTGTCGGCCGCTTCGCTGATGCGCAAGCCGCCGAGATACAGCAGCGTGAACAGCCAGCGCGCGCGGTCCGCGTGCATGCACGCGCGCGCATCGTCGCGCGGCATCGCGGCGATCGCGTCCTTCACCGACTGCCACAGCGGCGCGCCGAGATGGCGCGTGACGCGCGGCGCGGGTCGGCGCTGTCGCTGCCGCGACAGCGCGAGCGGATTGCCGGCCAGATAGCCGGCCTGCACGAGCCACGAGAACATCACGTTCAGGATCACCATCGCCTGCCGCTGGCTGGCCGCCGACAGCGGTCCGTAGAACGGCCGCCAGCGCGGATCGCCGCGCGGATGCTTGCGGCCGCCGTTCGCGCACCACAGCTCGGCGGGCGCAGGCGCGAGCAGGAACTGCCGGTAGACGAGGAGATCCTCGTGCGTGAGCGACGACAGCGGCTTGCCGCATCCGATCAGCGCCCATAACAGCAGGCGCTCGGCTTCCTTGCGATAGTTCTGGAACGTGGTCGGCGTATCGACGAAGCGCGCGAGCCACGCGCGCACCGCGTCGAGATCGTTGCGCGCGGCGATCTGCGCGTGCGCGCCTGTTGCGCGGTTCGTGCCGGCGCGCCCGTCGAGCGCGGCCGGCACGATCAGCGTATCGATCGGCAGCGGGCGCAGCACGGCGTCGGATGGAGCGGGTGGCAGCATGCGGGACAGGGACGCGGCGGGCGTCGCGGCCGGTCGAGGTCGTCGACCGCCGGGCCGGCGGCGTCGCGCGATGAAACGTATCGGGACGGAAGCGCCGATGGTACACGATGGGTCCGGGGCTGGCGACCCGCGATGCGCCGGCGGCGCGGCGATGCGTGCCGCGGCGATCGACGGGCGCGCCGGATGTCGCGCGCGCGTCGAAGCGGCCGCCTGCGATTCGCTATCCGAGCGACAGCACGCTGTTCAGCAGCGTGCGCACCAGCGTCGCCTGCCGCGTGACGCCGGTCTTCGAAAAGATCGCGCGCAGGTGCGAGCGCGCGGTGTTCTTGCTGATCGCGAGCGCGTCGGCCGCTTCCTCGAGCGTCTGCCCGTTGACGAGCGCGAGGGCCAGCGTGGTTTCGGCCGGCGTGAGATCGAACAGCTTGCGCACGATGTCGTGCGACGCCTGCGACTTGCGTTCGGGGTCGCGGATGAAGATCGCGCACGCCGGCCGGCGCGGATTGTCCTCGGACCATTCGCTGAGCGGGACCGTGCGGATCAGCACGCCGAGCGGCGGCTTGCCGGACGGGCGCGGCACCGCGATCGCCTGCGCGACAGACGCCGTGTCGCCCGCATGCTCCGCCAGCACCTGCCGGATCAGCTTCTGCAGCTTGCGGTCCTCGAGCGGATACGATGCTTCGAGCGTGCCGGCGCGCACGCGCAGGCCGTCGCATTCGGCGAAGATCTCGTCCGCGACGGTGTTGGTCTTCATGATCGCGCCGCGCTCGTCGAGAATGGCGGTGGCGACGAGCATGCGATCGATCGTGCTCGCATACAGCGTGCGCTCCGATTCGACCATCCCGAACTTCGCATGCAGCCGCACCGCGCGCTTCAGGTGCGGCAGCAGCGCGTTGCACACGGCCTTGTCGCGCGTCGAGAACGGCCGCGCCTGATGCGAGCGGCACACGCGGAAGCGGCATTCGATGCCGTCCGGCGTGCGCAGGTCGGCGCCCATCAGGAAGCCGACGTCGAACGGTTCGAGAAATTCGCGATACATCGCGCTGCTGCGCCAGACGCCGATGCCGAGCAGTTCGTCGACGGTGACGACGCGATCGCTTGGCAGGTTCACGAACGGATCGAGCGCGTAATAGTAGCTGTTGTACGACGCGACGCCCGGCAGCGGCTCGCCGTGCGCGGACGCGTTGATCATCAGCCCCGCGTGGCCGCTGGCCGGCCAGCGCAGGATCATCGTCACGTAGTTGGCTTCCATGTGCACGCGGATCTGCTCCAGCGCGCCGCCCCACGGCACGTCTTCCAGCGGGCCTTCGTAGATTTTCGCGAGCAGCGCGTCGAACTGCTCGAGCGTCAGCATCGAGTGGGCAAGGTGCGGGGGCGCCGTGGTCATTCGGGTTGTCTCCTGTTGCCGCTGCCGGGTCGCGGTGCGCCGGGCATGCGGATGCGCATGCGCGTCCGGACCGCCGGCGGCGGTGCGCGCACCCGCACCGGCGTACGGTAGCGTGCCGACGCGCGCCGGACATCCTGCGAATGAGGGTGGCGGCGCGTTTTCTGTAAGCTGTTTGTGAACTTTCGCGGCGAGCAGTCCGTCTAATCGCCCCGCCCACGCTTCCGAAGGAACCCCAGATGATTCGCAAGACCCGAACGCTGCTCGGCGCCGCCGCCATTGCCGGCGGTGCGCTGCTGGCAGGATGCCAGACCGACGCGGCCGCGACCGACGCGCACGCGGCTCGTCCGTCCGATGCCGGGCCCGTGACGAAGACCGTCTACGTCGCGCCGCAGCCGGTGCGCTGCACGGGCGTCGCGCCGATGGCGTGCATGCAGGTGCGCAGCAGCCCGAACGAACCGTGGAGCCTCTGGTACGCGGGCATCGAAGGTTTCGCGTACCAGCCGGGCTACCAGTACACGCTCGAAATCGACGAATACCGCGTTGCGCAGCCGCCGGCCGACGGTTCGTCGATCCGCTGGGTGCTCAAGCGCGTCGTCGAGCGCCGCCCGGCGAACTGACGGGCGGGCGCGGCTACGCGGACGGTTGCGACACCGCCGGGTGCGCCGGCGCCGCCGTATCGATGCGCCGGAACACCAGCGACGACAGCAGCGTGACCGCGCCCATGCAGACGAACGACAGCATGAAGCCGCTCGCCGTCGATCCGCACAGCGCGGCGAACAGGTTGATCAGGCCGCCGCCGATCGACACGCCGAGGCCCATCGCGAGCATCTGCATCATCGTGAACAGGCTGTTGCCGCTCGCGGCATCGGCATGCGACAGGCCCTTGAGCGTCACGCTGTTCATCGCGGCGAACTGCATCGAATTGGCCGCGCCGAACACCACCAGCAACGCGATTTCCAGCGCCGGCGCGGGCCGCGCCGACACCAGCGCGAACCCCGCGATCGCGCCGCCGACGATCCCCGTATTCACGACCAGAAACGCCGCATAGCCGAAGCGCTTCACGAGCGGCGCGATCCAGCGCTTCGCGATCACGCCCGCGATCGCGGCCGGCAGCATCATCAGCCCCGATTGCAGCGGCGTATAGCCGAGCTGCACCTGCATCAGCAGCGGCAGCATGAACGGCAGCGCGCTCGTGCCGATCCGGCACAGCAGGTTGCCGAGCAGCCCCGAACCGAAGTTCGGCTCGCGGAACAGCCCGAGCCGGAACAGCGGCTGCGCGCGGCGCCGCGCGTGCGGCAGGTAGGCGAGCGCGCTCGCCAGCCCGACGGCGGCCAGCCCGGCCGACCACGCGCCGCGATGCGCGGGCATCGGCGGGTCGATCGCGAGCGACAGCGCGGCCATCGCGACCGACAGCAGCGCACAGCCGACGAAGTCGAAGCGCGGCGGCTGCGTCGCCTGGTCGTGCGGCAGGTAGCGCTGCACCGCGACGAGGCCGATCGCGCCGACCGGCACGTTGACGATGAATACCCAATGCCACGAGATCGCCTGCGTAAGCCAGCCGCCGAGCGTCGGCCCGACGATCGGCCCGAGCTGCGCGGCGATCGACACGAACGCGAGCGCCGACACGTACTGTTCGCCCGGCACGCGGCGCAGCACGGCGAGCCGCCCGATCGGCAGCAGCATCGAGCCGCCGATGCCCTGTATCGCGCGCGCGGCCACCAGCTGGCCGAGCGTATGCGACGCCGCGCAGCCCACCGACGCGAGCACGAACACGAGGATCGCGAGCGAGAACACGCGGCGCGTGCCGAAGCGGTCGGCGAGCCAGCCCGAAGCCGGCGTGAGCATCGCCATCGTCAGCGTATAGACCACCACGACAGGCTGCATCGCGAGCGGCGACGCATGCAGCGCTTGCGCGATGGATGGCAGCGCAGTGTTGACGATCGTCGTGTCGAGCGACTGCATGAAGAACGCAGCGGCGACGATCCAGAGCAGCGCGGAGTGTGAGGATTCCCGGGACATGACGAATTCGTGGTGCGACGGCCGGACCGGCGGCGAGGCGCTTGCGGCGGCCGGCCGATCCTTCAAGCGCTCGATGGTACCGATTCCGCCGGTCATCGGGAAGCTGCCTTAAGACGTTGACTGTCATCGGTAATGCCGATGACAATGCGGGATGCTCAATCCCGTCTGGCTCAGGACGTTCGCGACCGTCACCAACTGCCGCAGCTTCACCGAAGCGGGGCGGCAGCTCGGGCTCAACCAGTCGAGCGTCAGCGAACACATCCGTCGTCTCGAGGAGAGCGTCGGCCGGCGGCTGTTCGTCCGCGACACGCATTCGATCGCGATGACGGCCGACGGCGAGGCGCTGCTCGTGCATGCGAACGTGATCCTGCAGGCGCTGAACCGCGCCGAATCGCAGTTCCGCAAGCCGCGCCTGAAAGGGCGCGTCAGGCTCGGCGCGCCGGACGACCTCGCGCTCGTCGCGCTGCCGGACGTGCTCGCCGGGTTCCGCGCCGCGCACCCCGACGTCGCGCTGGAAATCACGACCGGCATGACGAGCCGGCTCTATGAACTGCTGGACGCGGGCGCGCTCGACCTGATGATCGGCAAGCGGCGGCTCGGCGAGCGGCGCGGCACGCCGCTGCTGCGCGCACGGCTCGAATGGGTCGCGCGGCCCGGCACCGTGGTCGACCTGGAGCGGCCGCTGCCGCTGGTGCTGGTGGCCGAGCCGAGCGTCACGCGTGCGGTCGTGCTGAACGCGCTCGCGGAAAAAGGCATCGGCTGGGAGGTCGTCTGTTCGAGCAGCAGCCAGCCCGGCTGCATCGCGGCGGCGCGCGCGGGGCTCGGGCTTACCGCGACGTCGCACGCCCTGTCGACGCGCGGCCTGGCACCGCTCGTGAATGGCGACGCGCTGCCGGCGCTGCCCGATATCGAATTCATCGCGCTGGCCGCGAAGCGGCTCAGCCAGCCGGCCGGCACGCTGCTCGAACTGCTCGAGGCAAGCGACCTGCGCGCGCCGGGCACGGCCGCCGCGTGACGCGTACCGCCGCGCGCGCGGCCGGCCTGCGTCACGCGGCGCGCTTCTGCGAAATCACGAGCAGCGCGCCGTTCCTGTCCTCCAGCACCGCGCGGTATTCGTGCGGGCCGGCCTGCACCGGCACGCGCACCGACGCGCCGGCCTTCACGACCCGCTCCATCGCCGCGTAGAGGTCGTCGTCCTCGTCGACGCGCAGCGTCAGCGCCGCGCGCTCGACGATCTGCTCGTCGCCCGCGACCAGCGCGATCGTCAGCGGGCCGCCGTCGAGCGCGCAGTAGCGGTCGCCGTCGCGAAACTTCACGCCGAGGCCCAGGCCGTCGACGAACAGCGGCAATGCCGTGTCGATGTCGTCGACCGGATACAGCAGCATCGATACCTTCATTTGCGTCTCTCCCTTGTCGTGGTGCGCGACACGCAACGCGCCGCCGTTCGATGCTAGCGCGGCGGGTGCGGTGCCACGCAGTCCGATCGGATGACGGTGAAAGCCCTCTGTCCCCGCGCGCACGCCGTTACTCCAAACAGACGATGCCCGCGCCGGCCCGCACGCCGACACTTCCATCCGTGGACCGTCGCTGCTCGTCCGTATCGTGCGGACGGCCTGCGCGACCCCGACTCGTCCAACATACATGGAGACGCACGCAATGAAGTTTTCCCTCATCTACGAAGCCCAGACCACCGACGCGTCGCGCGAGGGCGACCATCGGGTGTTCAAGGAAACGGTCGAGCAGGCGCTGCTCGCCGAGCAGGTCGGGTTCGACACGATCTGGTGCGTCGAGCACACGTCGCTGACCAACTATGCGCACATGAGCGCGCCGGAAACCTTCCTCGCGTACCTGGCCGGCCGCACCACGCGCATCGGGCTGGGCCACGGCGTCGTGTGCCTGCCGCCGGCGATGAACCATCCGATCAAGGTCGCCGAGCGCGTCGCGCTGCTCGACATCCTGTCGGGCGGCCGCGTGCATTTCGGAGTCGGCAAGGGCGGCAGCCAGCAGGAAGCGGGCGCGTTCGGCTACGACCTCAACGAACTGCAGCCGATGATCGACGAATCGATGTACCTCGTGCCGAAGATGTTCGTGCAGGACGAGATCGAGCACGACGGCACCTACATCAAGATTCCGAAGCGCCCGATCCATCCGAAGCCGCTGCAGGATCCGCATCCGCCGATGTATCTCGCGTGCACGAACACCGACGCGCTGCTGCGCGCGGGCCAGCGCGGGCTGGGCGCGCTGGTGCTCGGCTTCGGCGGCCCGGACGAAGTCGCGAAGAAGAACGCGGTTTATCGCGAGGCGTGGGCGAACCGCAAGCCGGAAGACCAGGTCGGCTTCCGCCCGACGCAGCACCTGGCGGCACTGTGCCCGACGGTCGTGATGGCCGACGGCCAGAAGGCCCGCAAGATCGGCATCCGCGGCCAGCGCTACTTCATGGAGTCGCTTGCCTACTGGTACACGGGCGGCGAGCGTCCGGACCCGGACAAGTGGGGCGACGACCTCGTGCAGGCCGACACCGGCGAGATGGTGATCCGCTCGCGCTTCGCGTCGGAGGAGGTGGTCGTGAACTTCGCCGATCCGGCGCTCGCGATGATGAACCCTAACCACGCGTACGGCACGGTCGACGACTGCATCGGCTATGTCGGCCGCCTGCAGGAAGCAGGCGTCGACGAAGTGCTGTTCCTGTGCCAGATGGGCACGGTGCCGCACGACGCGCAGATGGAGACGATCCGCAACATCGGCGAGCACGTGATTCCGTTCTTCAACAAGGTGAAGGAGCGCGCCTGCGCGTGACGCGGCGCGGGCTGGCCCGATCAATTGAAAAAGGCCGGGGTGGGTGCTGAAGCGCCGACGCCGGATCGACCACTTTGTGTGGGACCGGAGTAGGCGCTAAAGCGCCAACTCCGGATCGACAACCTTGTATGGGACCGGAGTAGGCGCTGAAGCGCCAACTCCGGATCGACCACCTTGTGTGGGACCGGAGTAGGCGCTAAAGCGCCAACTCCGGATCGACAGGAGACACACGTGCATCGCGACAACGATTCCAACGCACTCGCCGCCACGCTGATCGCCCGCGCCGAGGCGCTCGCGCCGACACTCGCCGGCCGCGCCGCGCAGGCCGAAGCGCAGGGCCGCATTCCGGCCGAAACGATCGCCGACATGCAGGCCGCCGGCTTCTTCAAGGTGCTGCAGCCGAAACGCTACGGCGGCCACGAACTCGATCCGCAGACGTTCTTCGACATCCAGATGGCGCTCGCGCTCGGCTGCATGTCGACCGCGTGGGTGTATGGCGTCGTCGGCGTGCATAACTGGCAGCTCGCGCTGTTCGACGAGCGCGCGCAACAGGATGTATGGGGCAAGGACCCGGCGACGCTGATCGCGTCGACCTACATGCCGGTCGGCCGCGTGACGCCGGTCGACGGCGGCTTCCGGCTGTCCGGGCACTGGAAGTTCTCGAGCGGCAGCGAACTGTGCGAATGGGTGTTCCTCGGCGCGCTGGTGCCGCCCGCCGAGGCCGGCCAGCCGCCCGAATACCGCACCTTCCTGCTGCCGAAATCCGATTACCGGATCGAGCAGGACTGGGACGTGCTCGGCCTGCGCGCGACCGGCAGCCACGACATCGTCGTCGACGACGCGTTCGTGCCCGCGTACCGCACCCACAAGGCGATCGACGGGATGATGGGCACCAGCCCCGGCCTCGCGGTCAACGACGCACCGCTGTTCAAGCTGCCGTTCGCGCAGATCTTCGTGCGCGCGGTCTGCACGTCGTGCATCGGCGCGCTGCAGGGCGCGCTCGACGATTTCACGTCGTATGCGGCGACGCGCGTGTCCGCGAACAGCGGCGCGAAGACGAGCGACGATCCGGGCGCGCAGAACGCGTGCGCGAACGCGGCGGTCGCGATCGACGAGATGAAGCTGCTGCTCAGGCGCAATTTCGCGGAACTGATGGCGTCGGTGACCGGCGGCCCGGCCGTGTCGATCGAGCGCCGCGTGCATTTCCGCTACCAGTCCGCGCAGGTCGCCGAGCGCTGCGCGCAGGCCGCGAACGCGCTGCTGCGCTATGCGGGCGGCAACGGCATCTATCACCGCAATCCGCTCGTGCGCCGCTTCCTCGACCTGCACGCGGCGCGCGCGCACTACGCGAACAACGTCGACCGCTTCGGCCAGAACCTCGGCGCCGTGATGCTCGGCCGCGAAAACACCGACTACTTCATCTGACGAGGCCGCGATGAACGACACGCAAGCACGGCAATACGTGTTCGACGTCGTGGTCGTCGGCTCGGGCGCGGGCGCGCTGCTCGCCGCGTGCCGCGCGGCCGATCGCGGCCTGTCCGTCGTCGTGATCGAGAAGACCGGGCTGTACGGCGGCACGTCGGCCATCTCGGGCGGCGGCATCTGGGTGCCGTGCAACCACCATATCGCCGAGCTCGGCGCGACCGACTCGCGCGAGGCGGCGCGCCGCTATCTCGATGCGTGCACGGCCGGCGCATCGTCGGCCGACAAGCTCGATGCCTATCTCGACCACGCGCCGCAGATGCTGCGCTGGCTCGAAGCGAACACGCCGGTGCGCTACCAGGCGCTGCCGAAGTACGCGGACTACTTCCAGAAGCTGCCGGGCGCGATGCCGGGCTATCGCGCACTCGATCCGCTGCCGTTCGACGGCGCGCGGCTCGGCGACGAATTCGAGCGGCTGCGGCCGCCGTCGCCCGGCACGCTGATCGGCGGACGCGTCGCGGTGACGTCGAAGGAAGCGCACACGCTGTTCTCGCGCGGGCCGGGCTTCATGAAGCTCGCGCTCGGCCAGTTCGGCCGCTACTGGCTCGATGTCCGGATGCGCCGCCGCACGCGCCGCGACCGGCGCCTGACGCTCGGCAACGCGCTGGTCGGCGGCCTGCGCCGCGCGCTGCTCGATCGCAACGTGCCGGTCTGGCTCGATGCGCCGATGCGCGAACTGATCGAGACCGACGGTCGCGTGACGGGCGTGCGCGCGCAGCGTCTCGGCCAGCTCGTGACGCTCGTCGCGCGGCGCGGTGTGATCCTCGCGGCGGGCGGCTTCGAGCGCAACCAGCCGATGCGCGAGCGCTACCTGCCGCAGCCGACGCGCACGGAATGGAGCGCGACGCCGCCGGCCAACACCGGCGACGCGATCGCCGAAGGGCACCGGCTCGGCGGGGCGCTCGCGCTGATGGAACACGTGTGGGGCGCACCGACGGTCGGCGTCGCGGGCGAGGAAAAGCAGCGCGCGCTGTTCGTCGAGCGCAACCTGCCGGGCTGCGTGATCGTCAACGGCCAGGGCCGGCGCTTCGTCAACGAGGCGGCGCCGTATTCCGAATTTGTGCCGGCGATGTATCGCGACCATGCACGCACCGGGGCGAGCGTGCCCGCGTGGATGGTGTTCGACGCGCGTTTTCGCCGCAGCTATCCGTGCGGGCCGATCATGCCCGCCTCGATGATGCCGGACGCACGAATCCCCGCGGCGTTTCGCGACGTGCTCGTGAAGGCCGACACGATCGATGCGCTCGCCGCGCGGATCGGCGTCGACGCGGCCGGCTTGCACGACACGCTGCGCGACATGGCGCGCTACGCGGCGACCGGCATCGACGAAGCCTTCGGCAAGGGCGACAACGCATTCGACACGTACTACGGCGATCCGCGCAACCAGCCGAACCCGTGCCTCGGGCCGATCGACGAGGCGCCGTTCTACGCGGTGCGGATCGACGCGGGCGACATCGGCACGAAGGGCGGGCTCGTCACCGACGCGCAGGCCCGCGTGCTGCGCGCGGACGGCGTGCCGATCGACGGTCTTTACGCGATCGGCAACACGAGCGCGTCGATGATGGGCGCGAGCTACCCCGGTGCGGGCTCGACGCTCGGTCCGGCGATGACCTTCGGGTTCATCGCCGCCGACCACCTGGCCGCACCGGCGGACGACGCCGGCGGCCGGCCGCGCCGGCCATCCACGACTGAACTTGACGGAGTCCAATGATGAGCGATCTCACCACCCATCCGCTGCGCACCGACATGCTGCTCGCGATGCGCCGCCTCGCGCGCTCCGTCACGGTCATCAGCAGCGCGCACGACGGTCGCCGCTACTCGATGTCCGCGACGGCGGTCGACTCGCTGTCGACCGATCCGCCTTCGTTGCTGATCTGCATCAACCGCAGCGCGTCGCTGCACCCGCCGCTCGATGCGGGCGCCGGCTTCTGCGTGAACGTGCTGTCGGCCCGCCACGAAGGCATCGCGATCGACTGCAGCGGTCGCCTGAAGGGCGAAGCGCGCTTCACGACCGGCGACTGGCAGGCCTCGTCGCTCGGCGTGCCGTATCTGCGCGATGCGCAGGCGAGCTTCGTCTGCGAGCAGGACGGTCGCTTCGAATACGGCACGCACACGGTGTTCATCGGGCGCATCCGCGAGGTGCTGATGAGCGGCGACGTCGATCCGCTCGTCTATCTCGACGGCGCGTATACGACGCCCGGCGCGCCCGCGAATCGTGCGGCCGCATGACGCGCGTTTTCCTGCATCAGCAAGAGACGATCATGATCTGCAAACCGAACGGTAAAACCGCGCCCGTCGCCGGCGCGTGCATCGCGTCCATGCCGCCGCCCGTGTGCCGCGTAACGCACGATGCCCGCATGCCGAGCGTGCGCGACGTCGTGCGCGCGCTCGGCGGCGCAGCCGCGAACGTGCTGAACGCATTCGCATGCGTTGCGCCGGCGCTGGCATCGAACCGGGCGCACTTCGCATGCGGCGCGGCCGGCGGGACCGA includes these proteins:
- a CDS encoding acyl-CoA dehydrogenase family protein; the encoded protein is MHRDNDSNALAATLIARAEALAPTLAGRAAQAEAQGRIPAETIADMQAAGFFKVLQPKRYGGHELDPQTFFDIQMALALGCMSTAWVYGVVGVHNWQLALFDERAQQDVWGKDPATLIASTYMPVGRVTPVDGGFRLSGHWKFSSGSELCEWVFLGALVPPAEAGQPPEYRTFLLPKSDYRIEQDWDVLGLRATGSHDIVVDDAFVPAYRTHKAIDGMMGTSPGLAVNDAPLFKLPFAQIFVRAVCTSCIGALQGALDDFTSYAATRVSANSGAKTSDDPGAQNACANAAVAIDEMKLLLRRNFAELMASVTGGPAVSIERRVHFRYQSAQVAERCAQAANALLRYAGGNGIYHRNPLVRRFLDLHAARAHYANNVDRFGQNLGAVMLGRENTDYFI
- a CDS encoding flavin reductase family protein, which translates into the protein MSDLTTHPLRTDMLLAMRRLARSVTVISSAHDGRRYSMSATAVDSLSTDPPSLLICINRSASLHPPLDAGAGFCVNVLSARHEGIAIDCSGRLKGEARFTTGDWQASSLGVPYLRDAQASFVCEQDGRFEYGTHTVFIGRIREVLMSGDVDPLVYLDGAYTTPGAPANRAAA
- a CDS encoding FAD-dependent oxidoreductase; protein product: MNDTQARQYVFDVVVVGSGAGALLAACRAADRGLSVVVIEKTGLYGGTSAISGGGIWVPCNHHIAELGATDSREAARRYLDACTAGASSADKLDAYLDHAPQMLRWLEANTPVRYQALPKYADYFQKLPGAMPGYRALDPLPFDGARLGDEFERLRPPSPGTLIGGRVAVTSKEAHTLFSRGPGFMKLALGQFGRYWLDVRMRRRTRRDRRLTLGNALVGGLRRALLDRNVPVWLDAPMRELIETDGRVTGVRAQRLGQLVTLVARRGVILAAGGFERNQPMRERYLPQPTRTEWSATPPANTGDAIAEGHRLGGALALMEHVWGAPTVGVAGEEKQRALFVERNLPGCVIVNGQGRRFVNEAAPYSEFVPAMYRDHARTGASVPAWMVFDARFRRSYPCGPIMPASMMPDARIPAAFRDVLVKADTIDALAARIGVDAAGLHDTLRDMARYAATGIDEAFGKGDNAFDTYYGDPRNQPNPCLGPIDEAPFYAVRIDAGDIGTKGGLVTDAQARVLRADGVPIDGLYAIGNTSASMMGASYPGAGSTLGPAMTFGFIAADHLAAPADDAGGRPRRPSTTELDGVQ